The DNA region TTGGGCTGGTTTTTCCATAAGAGATAAATGTGCGCAACAATGGAAGAGACAGGAACTTAGCCCTGCTCCAATACAGGATACAAACTTTTCTATTCGGATGACCGCGACATTCAAACTCAACACAGACTAATTTATGACTGGTTTTACCGGTAGAGCGGGACAGAATGTTCGTCAGATGGCGAATCGGAGGCGCTGGCAGGCTTGGCGATCGTTTCTTTGGGCTGCGCTGCTACCGCTGTTTGTGGTCTTTTCATTCCCCATCTTGGCGCTGGAATTGGGCTTTATTCTTGCCATCTCTCTTGTGGCGATCGCCGTCTTTGGGGCTATTAGCTTTGTGTTTCGAGGCTTAGATCTTTGGGAAGCGGCTAATCGTGCTGACTTTGGTGCCCAGGCAGAAGAACGGGTCGCCGAAGTTCTCGAAGCTTTAGAACCGAAGGGCTGGCAATTTCAATATGGCATGAAACTTGATCAAGGCTTGGGGGACGCGGATGTCGTTTGTGTCTCACCCCGAAAAAAAGCCTATGTCATTGACGTAAAATCCCATAAAGGCACTGTCATTTTTCAGGAGCATCGCCTCCACCGTCGTATGGGTCGGACAATTTACCCGTTTAGAAAAGATTTTTTGCAAATTGTGATGAAACAAGCCCTACAAGTTAGGGAAAAAAAACAATGGAGTTTTGTTACTCCAATGTTAGTTTTTACAAGGGCACAATTAGCTGTTTCTCAGAAAAAAATTCGAGGTGTTTATGTTATTGCCCAAGATGATCTTGTAAAGAGATTACAAGAGCTGGGCTAGCCCTTGAATCCTATTTGTCTACTTAATAACTAAAAGAAAAATTAGAGATTACTAAGGTAAAGAAAGCTATCTGAAACGATGAATTCTTTAGAGTCTTCAATACCATCTTCTGTTTTGAGACGCTTGAGATAGCTGTATTGGGCTGTATATTTCGCAGATTGCTCAGTCGAGATTTTTGGGTCGGTGACCTCGTACTCAAAAGGGAAAAGAAAGTTTCGGATAGATTCTATAATTTGCATCGGTTGAAGTTTCCTAAGAAAGAAAGAGTTGTAATGTCGAGAGTACTTTTAGTATCACGTTTGAACAATTCACTTTCTGTGACTGTGCAATAGGTAGGTGATGTTCCCAATCAATAAAAAAGTTCTGTGAGATTACAATCTTGTTCTATAGAAATCAGCCTTTTGGGTGACGTTTATCACGGCAGATATTTAGTTTGAACGAAAAGGTAATCGAGCTGATTGAGCAAATATTTCGACGTGTGCCTTAGTGTTATTCTGCCGCTGAGAAGTGAATCCGGAAGTTTCAGCTGTTTTGAATTTAAGGATTTGATAAAGGGGAATTGAGATGCAAAGGCGATCGCCCTAGTTCCGGATTGATGTTCAATAATCCGGAGCATTTGTGTAAGGGTTTTGTGGGGGTTTTGGGACTTTTAGCGAAATAGATTAAAGCTTCTGTAAAGCTGATGGGAGCTGGATTAAGTCTCACGACAGGAGTGGAAACATTTTTCCGACAAGTGTTATCAATAAGGGTGAGGTATTCGAATATTTAAATTTGTAATCCAACCTGTAAGCCAGCATGTTCCAAGACTTTCAATTATCGATTACACATCTGGGTGATAACCGTTATTTTCTCCGCACAGAAAAGGTGGCGGCTGGTGTACCCCTCGCAGAAGAACAGGTGGAATGGGATGTCGATTATTGGTTAGCCACAGCGCAAAATTTGATGAGTGATCCTCTCTCGCGGTTATTGCAGGGGACGGGTCGCCTGAGTGCGCAAAATCGTCTAGTGACGCCGGATACGGATCTTGCTGCGCTGAGTATGACGGAAGTGCCTACAGTGGCCACAACATTAATGGAGTTTGGGCAACAGCTCCATCAAGCTTTATTCGTGGGGAGTTTGCGGGATAGCTGGAGTAAAGCACAGGCGATCGCCCACAATCAAAACCAGATTTTACGATTGCGACTGGGATTCAAAGAAGCTCGGTTACTTAGTTTGCCTTGGGAAGTGATTAACCGTATTGATGTCGAGGATGGTGAAGTTGAAAGTTTGACCACAGGTATCGAAACTAGTTTTTCCCGTTATCACAGCAAAACCCAAGCCTCATCCGATGCCCCTTCCATGGATGATGTGGCAGAACAGACCCTCAAAATTTTAATGGTTTTGGCCAGCCCCGCTGATCAAGATCGTCTCGAATTGCGACAGGAAGCCTCCCATCTCCAGAGTGAACTCGATAAAGAAACTCTTTCTGGGATGCCTCCACTCGAACTCACTATTCTGGATAATCCTGGACGACAAGAGCTCACAGAAATGTTGGAGCAGGGTCAATATCAAGTGTTCCACTATGCGGGTCATAGCAACCTTGGTAATTCTGGTGGCGATATTTATTTAGTCAACCGTGAGACTGGCTTAACTGAGGAATTTGCCGGAGATGATCTGGCAGGATTACTGGTAAATAATGGCGTACAGTTTGCGTTATTTAATTCCTGTCATGGAGCTGATGGGATTGCCAATTACCAAGCAGAAGGCACCAGTGAACAAAATTTAGCGCAGGCTTTAGTGCGACGAGGCATCCCAGCGGTATTGGCGATGTCTGCACAAATTCCGGACCAAGTGGCCCTCACCTTTACGCGATTGCTTTACCGGAATCTCCATCTTGGCTATCCCATCGATTTTAGTTTGGGGCGAGTCAGACAGGGATTAATTTCGGCCTATGGATCTCACCAACTGTACTGGGCTTTGCCAGTGCTCTACATGAATCCTCATTTCCATGGGCTATTACAACATCGTCCCCTTAATCGTGAAGGCCTTGCGGAGCTGTTGCATATTTCCGAAGCTGAATTAGCCGCACTATCGCCAGAGGATGAAGCAAGGTTGGCGATCGCCGATCTGACGACTACGGGAGATGATTTTCTGGCAGATGAATCTGATGAATCATTATTTTCTCCCCCAAGTAATCTCTCCTCTGAAGCTGGCGAAGAAACAGCATTTATTAAAAATATTTTGGCGGAGATTAGCTCTGATATCCAAGATATTAAAGAAGACAAACAAACAAATAAAACAGACAGTGAACCAAAAGGTTTGGTGTTAACGTCTCGTGCCCAAGCGAATCAGTTTGTTAGGCGATACCCTTGGCAGATTGCTCTTGGTCTAGTAGCGGTGATCGCCATAGGGGGCGGCTTATTATGGCAAGCTAATCGTCAGCGCTCGATTAGAATTCCCGTTGTTGAAACTTCTATTCCCCAATCCGAAAATGTTGAATTAAACAGTTTCAGTAATGAAACATTGCTTGAGCTAGCACGGGAAAGAAAAGGAGATTGGTCATTGCTCTACCGCATCACAACTCATCTTCTCGACCAAGAAGCGTTGCCTTTAGCCCGTGCTATTTTGTATGACATCGCAAATCCTGATAGCGCAGATAGTGCTCAACTCAATTTTCTGAAAGGCCGTTATGCTTGGCACTTGATTCTGAAAGATCCAGTTAATAATATCGATGAATCAAGTTTGGATGATGTGCGACGGTTTTGGTCAACAGCTTATGACGCAGATCCCCAGCAACCTTACTATCTCTACGCCGCAGGTTTCGCCGATTATGCTTCAGGTCGATATGATGCCGCAGTGCAAACTTGGACAGAAGTCATTAATCTGGCGATGGATGATCCACCACTTTTGGCACAGGCTTATGCTGGTTTAGCCTTGGCTTTTTATCAGCAGGCTGAAACACAATCCGGTGAGCCACAGCAAGATTCTCAGAGTAAAGCGATGAAATTGCGGACGAGTGCCTATCGCACTGATCCAGACGGTATTACCGTTGAGGCGTTGAGTCAAAATTGGTTGTGGTCTGAGACGGCGATCGCCACATGGCGTGAATTGAGTGACCTTAAGTGATCACTGCTGATCTGCGCTAGTCTGGCAGAACAACGCTGTAAAATGGCGTATAACTCCGCTTGAACTCGATACAATTGGGCAACACAAAGATCAATCGTTATTGATTTAAGATCAGCCATTGTTGAATAACAATCCTGATTGAGCCTGGCGATTCAGGGAACACAATTACGGGCATCTATTTCTTTCGCATTGAGTAATTTCCTGTGTGGCATCGCATTAAAGAATTTGGTTGGAATTGGCGCGGTGTCCTCGTAACGACCCCGGCGATCGCCACATTGGTGTGGGTATTAAGACTGAGTGGAGCTCTACAGTTTGTGGAGTTGGCTGCCTATGATCAATTTGTACGTTGGCAACCATCCGAACCCTTAGATGATCGCATTTTAATCGTTGGTATTGAAGCTGGTTATACGTCTCAGCCTGATGCCGTTTATGCTGAGTTGCTGTCCAAGCTACAGGATTTGGAACCTCGCCTGATTGGACTGGATATTTACCGCGATATTCCGATTGATCCAGGCCATGATGATCTCGTTGCTGTTTTCAAGAAATACGACAATATTTTTGGTATTGAGAAAATCGTTGGAGAAAACGATACCCAGACTGTTCCCCCTCCGGAAACCCTAGCTGAAAAAGACCAAGTTGGGTTTAATGATCTGGTGACTGATGATGATGCACGTATTCGTCGGTCATTGCTCACGGTGGAAGATGAAACAGGCAAAGATCATTATGCGCTGAATCTATTGATGGCAGGACTCTATTTGCAAGAAGAGGGCATTTCCATCGGAGCGGATGAAGAGACTGGCTGGTATAAACTTGGTGATGTTGTCCTAGAGCCTTTAGATAGCAATAGTGGTAGTTACACTGGTGTTGATAATGGTGGCTATCAGATCTTTATTAATTATCGCGGTGCAGCAGGTTCATTTGCACAAGTGACAATGTCAGAAATTCTCTCTGGACAAGTGCCACCAGAACTTGTGCGTGATCGTATTGTTTTAATTGGGGATGTGACGGAAGTCAGCAAGGATTTATTTCCTGTTCCCTATACTTTGACCGCAAAGCAGCGAATGCCTGGTGTAGAAATCCATGCTCATATGGCAAGTCAATTGATCAGTGCGGTTTTAGATGATCGTCCATTAATGCGGAGTTGGGTGGAGTGGCAGGAGGCGTTGTGGATTATTTTCTGGACAGGGATTGGTGCATCTTTGGCATGGGGTTTACGAAATACGGGTCAGGGAAAGGCTTGGTCCTGGGAGCGTTTGATTGGTATTGGTTTCGTTGCCATGGTGCTGGTTGGTAGTACCTATGGGGCCTTGCTCTCGGGATTATGGCTACCCATTGTATCGCCAGGGCTAGGACTGTTTTTATCGGCAGTGGCAATTACTGGATTTATTGCGCGCTCTGCTGGGCAAATTCGGAATACGTTTGGGCGATACCTCAGCGACGAAATTGTGGCGACACTCCTCGAAAGTCCAGAAGGTTTAAAGCTTGGGGGAGAGCGGCGAACAATTACGATTTTGACATCAGATTTGCGAGGCTTTACGGGAATTTCAGAACGTCTTGATCCTGAGGAAGTGGTGAAGTTACTCAATCTTTATTTGAGTGACATGGCCGATGTGATCACGGATTATATGGGGACGATCGATGAGTTTATGGGTGATGGCATTCTGGTTTTATTTGGAGCGCCGTTACCTCGTGCTGATGACCCTGAACGGGCGATCGCCTGTGCGGTTGCAATGCAATTGGCTTTAAGTGCCGTGAATGAAAAAATTCAGGCATTTGGTTTAGCACCGTTTGAAATGGGGATTGGGGTACATACCGGTGATGTGGTCGTTGGTAATATTGGGTCTGAAAAGCGCGCGAAATACGGCGTTGTCGGTAGCCAAGTGAATTTAACCTACCGGATCGAGTCCTATACAACGGGTGGACAGATCCTCATTTCGGAACGCACCTATAATCTTTTGGAAGACATTCTCGAAATTCGTGGGACGCAACAGGTTTCTCCAAAAGGTGTAAAAGAGCCGATTACGATCTATCAAGTGGGAGGTATCAAGGGCAAATATAATTTGCGACTCCCAGAGATTGTGGAAGAGTTTTGTCCAGTGCCCGAGGCGATCGCCGTTAAATTTTCTGTCCTACAGGGCAAAGATATTGTGTCAGAGTTGAATTACGCTGAGATTTGGCAACTCTCAGAACGGGAAGCCTATTTGCGATTGCACACAACCAATGGTGCGATGCCCCCAAAAGCTTTAGCAAATCTCAAACTGAATTTTGCAGCGCCTGCCCATAACGATTTAAGCGATGATTTTTACGCAAAAGTGATCGCCAATCCTAACCTTGCAGCACCTGATTTTCAAATTAAATTTACGATGCGTCCGCCACAAATTCACACTGAATTTTCGCAACTTTATTCGCAAGCGCAGGAAGCTGAGAATCTCGCTTCTTCTTCTCAATAATTATTGCGCCATCATATGTTTAGTTGGCGATCGCCACTAAAGAATTTTTAATGGCACGGCGTTGTTCTTCGTCATATTGCCACCGCTGTAGGAAAGTTTCATAATCGCCCGTTTGAGTTTGGAGGGCATCGAGTAGTGCTTGGCGTTCCTGCTGAAATGTTTGGCCGTAGGGCGTTGCTTCTAAAGTTTGCAAAAGATTTTGGGAACGTCGTTTAACTTGTTCAGAACCAGCCTGTTGCTCTTTATCCTGATTACGGCTGTGAGCGATCGCCATTGCCGTGGACATGGCTACATTTTTAACTAGAATTTCTTTGATTTCTGATGCCACAGCTTGAAACGCTTCGATAAAAATTGCTGGTGGATGATCAGCGAGGGGGCAACTGCCGGTGAGGTAAGCCACAAAAAAGCCCCGCACACCATTGCGATGACTTAAAAGCTCGATGAGATTAGATAAAATCTCTGCATCAGATAAAGAGCTTGTCATCACTTGGTCGAGCCAGTTTCCAGTGAAGGCGATCGCCTCCTGAAAAGAGAGTTTGTTGAGATCTGTAGTGGTGTTGTTAGTCATAGCAAATCAAATAAATAAACAGATAACCAAAGTGGAACTTAATCTGACTGGGACTGTCCGAGACGTAAATGATTACCGTCTGGATCACTTAAATGAATCTCTCGCCCCCAAGGTTGTTGTTTGATTGAAACTTCAAACTCCGTTGCAATCTCATCAATATTTTCGACATAAAGATACACAAGCGAATTAGGCGTTGCATCACCTTGATGTTCAGAGAGATGAATGGCATTTTTTCCACGACGCAGAAACATATAAATCGGAAAATTTGGTTCGAATTGATGTTCCCCTTCGACGATGAAATCTAGACGTGAATACCATTTTGCTGCTTCCTTGGCATTCTCGACCCAGAGAATGGGGATTATTTCTTCAGTCATGATTTTCTTCTGATGGTGTTGATGGGAGTAATCTCCAAACTTAGTTAATTGACTGCTGCTGTGATGTTTTGCAATTGCTCAGCGGCAACTTGAATCGCATCAATACCTCCCGGATTGACGAGTCCGTAATAATCAAAAGTGTAAACCCGCTCATTTTTAACTGCGTTGAGATCGCCCCAAAAAGGAGCAGCCTGCAATTGCTCAATCGAATCATCCCCCACATCGACCAAAATTAAGATTTCGGGGTTGGCTTCGAGAATTTTTTCCGGAGAAAGGGTGATGTAACCCTGTTGAGGACTATTGCCTTGAAGTTCAGCGACGAGGTTATTGATCGCAAATTGTTCGAGTAGATCTCCGGCCCAACTGTCGCGGTTTGGCGCCATGATTGGTTGATTGCTGACGAGTACTAAAGTCGCCTCTGTTTCGGTGGGATTTTCAGGGAGAAAAGCTGCATATTCAGCTAAAAGTGCTGTAGGGTCAGCATCAATCTTTTCGGCAATGTTAGTGGTGAGATCTTCGAGCGCTTGCCAGTTAGGAACCTCCGCAGCAATCGTTTCAATGCCTAATGCGGTGAGCTTTTCGAGGATCTGATCATGGAATCCCACCGCACCAATAACAAGATCTGGTTTAAGGGCAACAATTTTTTCGATACTCGGAGGAGTACGCCCTTCGCTAACTTTTGGCAGTTCACTAAAGGCAGGATTTTGGGCGAGGAGACGACTACCGGGAATGCCGACTAACTTACTCTCATCAAGGCGGTGAATGATATCGGCAGAGAGAGAGGTTAGGGCTACAATTTTGTTCGCAGTGGCAGTCTCAGAAGGGTTTGTCTCAGTGACTTCGGCCGTATTGGAAGATGTATTGGCAGTGGATACTTCGACATCCGGTGTTTGACTACAGCCAACCACAAGGGACAACGTGAGTAAGCTAATCGTGAGTTTTGTTTTTAGGTTCTGCATGAGTTTGGGGATGAGAGGACGCAGGGTAGTAGTAGATGCATGGATTGGGAGAGGGAGAAAAAGTGGGAATTGCTAAACAGTGGTAGGCTGCGCGACAGGCTGTAGCAAGCTGACTAAGTGACCTTGGGGGCTGCGAACAGCGGCAACTTTCCCGAAAGATGGTTCGCGGACTCGGCCTTCTAATTTGCCGCCAAGGGTCTCTAGGTTGGCGATCGCCTGATGTACATCATCGACAGTGAAGCTGAGGATAGGAGAGCTACCCGTTTGAGGCGCTTCCGCAGCACCATGAAAGGCGATGGTGGCGCCATTGGCTTCGATTTCAGCCCAGCCAGGACTTTGCACTTTGATCGGTAAACCGAGACCTTCGTGATAAAACTGCACCGCCGCCGCGACATCTTTGACCATGAGCATAATGTGACGAAATTGAGCAGACATAGCGTGATTTTCCTAAGGGGTTAAACAACAAATAATGACCGAAAACTATGCTGAAATCATGGGAGGCGATCTCCTAAAATTGCCAGCTCAAACCAGCCCGTAAACTAATTCCCGGCTGCGCAAAACGGCTAATATCCTCTGGCTCTGATCCGTTCACCAACGTTTGCACATCAGAGTATTGGAAGTATTCCGTATCAAAGAGATTAAAGACCCCGAAATTTAACTTCACATCCTCATTGATGTTGTAGTAGCCCAGTAGATCGACGACGGTATAAGCATCAGGAGTAAACGCATCATCAGGGCGATTATCAGCTAAACGAGGTTCCCCAACAAACGTTGTCACGAGTTCTGTACCCCAACGGTCATCCTTGCCGCTGTAACGCAGACCTAGAACAGCCTTAATCGGGTCAACACTCTCAAGAGGCTGGTCAGAATCAAGGTCATCACCCACTGTCCAACCTAAACTACCAATAACACTGAAACCATGGTCAGCATCACTAAAGCGATATTCACCTGCTACTTCTAAACCATAGGTACGTGCATCACCGATATTCTGAGATTGGAATAGTAGAATCGGTGCGACTGTTGGGCTACCAGGAAATGGAAAGATAGGAGCACCAGTCTGTGCGTCAATTTCAACACCAGCGCTAGCAAAAGTTTCAATAAAGTTGTTGTACTTCGTATAGAAGCCAGTCAAACTCAAACTCCCACGATCCATTTCGCTACGAATACCCAGCTCAAACGTGTCGCTAGTTTCTGGTCTCAAATTAGGATTGGATAGGGTCTTATAACGGAAGAAAGGGCTAGACAAATTCGTGAAACCAGCATTGATTTCGCTGTAGAGCGGACCCCGGAAACCACGAGCATAACGACCGACAACAGCAAGCTTTGGAGAGGTTTGCCAGACAAAACCAAGGTTAGGCGAGAAAGACGAATCACTAAAGTCCGCTGACTGTGCCTCAGGGCTATTGTTTTCAAACAGCTCATCCGATTGGGTTGTTAGCTCATAGCTATCAAATCGGAAACCTGGTAGCAACGTGAATTTATCTGATAATTCCAACTCATTCTGAACAAAAACACCAATACGGGAAGTATTCGAGTCAGGGAAGTCTTTCACTGGAAAACTATCCGAGCCAACCTGATTAGAACTTAGAGTGAGATTCCCCGCAGCATCAAAACGCGTTTCAAGACCATCTCGAATTCTCTCGTTGCTTGTGTTGGAGAAATCAACACCATAGGTCAAAGTATTACGAGCTTTACCGATATTGAAAATACTTTGGAGTTGGAGATCGATACCAATAATATCGTCATCAAAAGTATTGTTTAAATTCCGGATGCGACGTTCCGTGCCAGTGGGATTGAGGAAATTCTGTAAACGGAATTCATCAGTACCTGCATCTTGGTAGTAGAACTGGAAACGTGCTGCATCAAGGAATCCATCCTCTGTCTCGCTGTTGTAGCGATAGGCTAAGCTGTAGCGATTACGGAAGAAATCAGTATCAGTTCTTTCGTCTTGACCAATAAAGCCCCGTGGTCCAAGGAGGTTTTCAGCAATAATTGGAGCGACTTGATAACTGAAGTTACTCTCAAAGATTTCTGTTGTTAAAGAAAGACTAGATTCTTCGTTGAGGTTTACATTGACTTTCCCTAAGAAGTTATCGCGGCTGGTGTAGAGATCATCCACGAATTCATTGTCGTTGGGCACACGAGCTTCGTATCCATCACGACGGGTGTAGCCGAGTAAGAATTCTAAATTGTCATAGGCAAAAGCTGTAACACCAGAAGTCTGCCAACTCTTATCAACTGTTTCATAAGTGCTGGAAATTCGGCTAACCCAATCCTGGCCAGGTTTTTTGTCTAATAAATCTGAAGGCTCAAGGGTACGGAAATTAACGATCCCAGCAAGGGCATCACTACCAAAGAGTGATGATGCAGGGCCACGGCCAATTTCAATTTGCTGCAAACTTTCGATGTCGACGTAATCTCGACCAAGGCTTGGTGTACCAAAACTAAATAAGCTTGGCAGACGAATACCATCATTCAAAAGTAAAACTCGGTTACCGCCTAGACCTCGAATCCGGACATCTTGGAGACCAAAGCGACGGTTATTACCGACAGAGACGTTAGGTTCGTAGCGGAAAGCATCTCTTAAGTCTTGACTCAAAGTCCGATCTAAATCATCACTATCAATCACGGTGACAAAGTTCGGTGTAAGCGCAACCGGTCTTGGGTTTCTCGTACCTAAAATTGTGATTTCCTGGTCGGCGATCGCCACATCGCCTGGATTCAGAACATAGGCGAGATAACTGGAACGTAAAGAAACCTCGGTTGTTGGCGGTGTATCGATCCCCATTACTCTGACTTCAAGGCTAGTGTCTGTCAGTTGGATGACACTCACTTCAGAGATATCTTCGGTGGGATTGGCACTAGCAAAACTGTCGGCTTCGTCTAAAGCAAGTGTTGCGTTCTCAATGATGGTCACAAAATCATTGCCATCACGACGAAATAAACCTGCATCAATATTTAGTGGTTCACCATCGCTGGTTTCAAAAATGACTTCATAACCGCCTTCCCATGGCTCGAAACTGATGGCAGTGACCGTCTGAATGTCTTCTGCCTGGGCAATTAAAGGGGTTGGGGAGGCGATTACCCCCATTGCACCACAAGTGAGGATAGGCAAACAGCTAATGAGGCTCAGGGTGAGCTGAGTAGAAAAGGGTTTCATGAATTTTGATGTGAATGTCGATGTTTTTTGTTAAAAGGGTTCGGATTAGTTGGCGCTAATCCTAGGCTGGCGAGAGGATACAGACCTGCATACCCACAGGGGTATCAATGGTGACTGCTTCTACGCCGAAACCAATTCTGAGGTTTTCGGGGGTAACCACTTGTTTGGGTGCCCCAAGGGCAAAGAGTTTACCCTGTTTGATCATGGCAACGCGATCACTATAGCGGGTGGCGAGGTTGATCTCGTGTAGCACGGTGATAATGGTGAGATTTTGTTCATGGTTAAGGGTTTTTAGGAGTTCTAAAAGTTCGAGTTGGTAGTGCACATCAAGGAAGGTGGTCGGTTCATCCAAAACTAAAACTTTGGGATCTTGCGCCAACGCGAGGGCGAGAAAAGCGCGTTGTCTTTCTCCACCGGAAAGCTGTTCTACTGGGCGATCGCCATAGTTGGAGAGATTGGTTTTTTCTAGAGCCCAAGAAATTTGCTCTTGATCCGCTGCATTGAGTTCCCACTGCCACCAATCCTGATGGGGTGATCGTCCGAGGCCAACCAATTGCCGCACCGTTAAACCGCTAGGCGCGAGGGATTGTTGCGGTAATATCGCTAATTTGCGGGCGATCGCCTGAGGAGATTGCTGTTGAATCGCTTTGCCATCCAAACGCACAACCCCTTTCAGAGGTGACAAAATTCGACAGAGCAATCGCAATAACGTTGACTTCCCAGAGCCATTTGCCCCCACTAAAGTCAGCCATTCCCCTTGACGCAAACTGAGATTGATATCTTGAACAATTGCCTTTTTGCCATAGCCACCACTTAAATGCTGCGCGTTCAGCAGAGGGCGTTGTTCTTCCACAACGGAATCGGGAGTTTGGGGCGTTGTTTCACTAGAAAAACTCATGCCTTGACCCCTTGTCCACGACGATAGAGGAGGAAAATAAATAATGGCGAACCAAGTAATGCCGTTACGGCACCAACTGGTAATTCCACTGCGCCTAAACGAGAAATTAGATCAGCGAAAGTTAGCACCCAAGCCCCAGCTAAAGCCGATAACGGTAAAATCCAG from [Leptolyngbya] sp. PCC 7376 includes:
- a CDS encoding CHASE2 domain-containing protein; this translates as MWHRIKEFGWNWRGVLVTTPAIATLVWVLRLSGALQFVELAAYDQFVRWQPSEPLDDRILIVGIEAGYTSQPDAVYAELLSKLQDLEPRLIGLDIYRDIPIDPGHDDLVAVFKKYDNIFGIEKIVGENDTQTVPPPETLAEKDQVGFNDLVTDDDARIRRSLLTVEDETGKDHYALNLLMAGLYLQEEGISIGADEETGWYKLGDVVLEPLDSNSGSYTGVDNGGYQIFINYRGAAGSFAQVTMSEILSGQVPPELVRDRIVLIGDVTEVSKDLFPVPYTLTAKQRMPGVEIHAHMASQLISAVLDDRPLMRSWVEWQEALWIIFWTGIGASLAWGLRNTGQGKAWSWERLIGIGFVAMVLVGSTYGALLSGLWLPIVSPGLGLFLSAVAITGFIARSAGQIRNTFGRYLSDEIVATLLESPEGLKLGGERRTITILTSDLRGFTGISERLDPEEVVKLLNLYLSDMADVITDYMGTIDEFMGDGILVLFGAPLPRADDPERAIACAVAMQLALSAVNEKIQAFGLAPFEMGIGVHTGDVVVGNIGSEKRAKYGVVGSQVNLTYRIESYTTGGQILISERTYNLLEDILEIRGTQQVSPKGVKEPITIYQVGGIKGKYNLRLPEIVEEFCPVPEAIAVKFSVLQGKDIVSELNYAEIWQLSEREAYLRLHTTNGAMPPKALANLKLNFAAPAHNDLSDDFYAKVIANPNLAAPDFQIKFTMRPPQIHTEFSQLYSQAQEAENLASSSQ
- a CDS encoding glyoxalase superfamily protein — protein: MTEEIIPILWVENAKEAAKWYSRLDFIVEGEHQFEPNFPIYMFLRRGKNAIHLSEHQGDATPNSLVYLYVENIDEIATEFEVSIKQQPWGREIHLSDPDGNHLRLGQSQSD
- a CDS encoding CHAT domain-containing protein; its protein translation is MFQDFQLSITHLGDNRYFLRTEKVAAGVPLAEEQVEWDVDYWLATAQNLMSDPLSRLLQGTGRLSAQNRLVTPDTDLAALSMTEVPTVATTLMEFGQQLHQALFVGSLRDSWSKAQAIAHNQNQILRLRLGFKEARLLSLPWEVINRIDVEDGEVESLTTGIETSFSRYHSKTQASSDAPSMDDVAEQTLKILMVLASPADQDRLELRQEASHLQSELDKETLSGMPPLELTILDNPGRQELTEMLEQGQYQVFHYAGHSNLGNSGGDIYLVNRETGLTEEFAGDDLAGLLVNNGVQFALFNSCHGADGIANYQAEGTSEQNLAQALVRRGIPAVLAMSAQIPDQVALTFTRLLYRNLHLGYPIDFSLGRVRQGLISAYGSHQLYWALPVLYMNPHFHGLLQHRPLNREGLAELLHISEAELAALSPEDEARLAIADLTTTGDDFLADESDESLFSPPSNLSSEAGEETAFIKNILAEISSDIQDIKEDKQTNKTDSEPKGLVLTSRAQANQFVRRYPWQIALGLVAVIAIGGGLLWQANRQRSIRIPVVETSIPQSENVELNSFSNETLLELARERKGDWSLLYRITTHLLDQEALPLARAILYDIANPDSADSAQLNFLKGRYAWHLILKDPVNNIDESSLDDVRRFWSTAYDADPQQPYYLYAAGFADYASGRYDAAVQTWTEVINLAMDDPPLLAQAYAGLALAFYQQAETQSGEPQQDSQSKAMKLRTSAYRTDPDGITVEALSQNWLWSETAIATWRELSDLK
- a CDS encoding nuclease-related domain-containing protein, encoding MTGFTGRAGQNVRQMANRRRWQAWRSFLWAALLPLFVVFSFPILALELGFILAISLVAIAVFGAISFVFRGLDLWEAANRADFGAQAEERVAEVLEALEPKGWQFQYGMKLDQGLGDADVVCVSPRKKAYVIDVKSHKGTVIFQEHRLHRRMGRTIYPFRKDFLQIVMKQALQVREKKQWSFVTPMLVFTRAQLAVSQKKIRGVYVIAQDDLVKRLQELG
- a CDS encoding TonB-dependent hemoglobin/transferrin/lactoferrin family receptor, whose amino-acid sequence is MKPFSTQLTLSLISCLPILTCGAMGVIASPTPLIAQAEDIQTVTAISFEPWEGGYEVIFETSDGEPLNIDAGLFRRDGNDFVTIIENATLALDEADSFASANPTEDISEVSVIQLTDTSLEVRVMGIDTPPTTEVSLRSSYLAYVLNPGDVAIADQEITILGTRNPRPVALTPNFVTVIDSDDLDRTLSQDLRDAFRYEPNVSVGNNRRFGLQDVRIRGLGGNRVLLLNDGIRLPSLFSFGTPSLGRDYVDIESLQQIEIGRGPASSLFGSDALAGIVNFRTLEPSDLLDKKPGQDWVSRISSTYETVDKSWQTSGVTAFAYDNLEFLLGYTRRDGYEARVPNDNEFVDDLYTSRDNFLGKVNVNLNEESSLSLTTEIFESNFSYQVAPIIAENLLGPRGFIGQDERTDTDFFRNRYSLAYRYNSETEDGFLDAARFQFYYQDAGTDEFRLQNFLNPTGTERRIRNLNNTFDDDIIGIDLQLQSIFNIGKARNTLTYGVDFSNTSNERIRDGLETRFDAAGNLTLSSNQVGSDSFPVKDFPDSNTSRIGVFVQNELELSDKFTLLPGFRFDSYELTTQSDELFENNSPEAQSADFSDSSFSPNLGFVWQTSPKLAVVGRYARGFRGPLYSEINAGFTNLSSPFFRYKTLSNPNLRPETSDTFELGIRSEMDRGSLSLTGFYTKYNNFIETFASAGVEIDAQTGAPIFPFPGSPTVAPILLFQSQNIGDARTYGLEVAGEYRFSDADHGFSVIGSLGWTVGDDLDSDQPLESVDPIKAVLGLRYSGKDDRWGTELVTTFVGEPRLADNRPDDAFTPDAYTVVDLLGYYNINEDVKLNFGVFNLFDTEYFQYSDVQTLVNGSEPEDISRFAQPGISLRAGLSWQF
- a CDS encoding VOC family protein, which codes for MSAQFRHIMLMVKDVAAAVQFYHEGLGLPIKVQSPGWAEIEANGATIAFHGAAEAPQTGSSPILSFTVDDVHQAIANLETLGGKLEGRVREPSFGKVAAVRSPQGHLVSLLQPVAQPTTV
- a CDS encoding ABC transporter substrate-binding protein, which codes for MQNLKTKLTISLLTLSLVVGCSQTPDVEVSTANTSSNTAEVTETNPSETATANKIVALTSLSADIIHRLDESKLVGIPGSRLLAQNPAFSELPKVSEGRTPPSIEKIVALKPDLVIGAVGFHDQILEKLTALGIETIAAEVPNWQALEDLTTNIAEKIDADPTALLAEYAAFLPENPTETEATLVLVSNQPIMAPNRDSWAGDLLEQFAINNLVAELQGNSPQQGYITLSPEKILEANPEILILVDVGDDSIEQLQAAPFWGDLNAVKNERVYTFDYYGLVNPGGIDAIQVAAEQLQNITAAVN